ACTTCCTCCACTATGTACTGATACAAAAAGGCAGCTACGGCTGGAGTGCAAAACCTGTGGCGGCCATGTAAGTGAGTGGAAGAAACCCGTATACTGTTTTCACGAAGCGCAAGTTCGACACGAGGCCCGTAGCCGGAAGTGCTGCATTGCAACTTGAGAGCGGCGTCAGAACAAACAATCGGCAGTTGGAGACTATTGAATTGACGGTTGCGTTGGATCGAGGGATCAACACCACCAAATACGCCCCATTTGAATTGGTTGTTCCGTTCACCGGTGCCAACGCCACCACCTCTGCCGAGCATGCAACCTGCAAGGCGGCGTCTGCAGGCAAAATGGGTGTGAAACTTGTATCAGGCAAAGTAGGAATCCGGAATACATGCGCCATATATATACAATTGCAAGGGTTTTTGTACTTCTGTTcttcattttatatataaaaaaaaaaaaaaaagatttcattttcgaGATGGGATTAATCATAATCCAATTCTGTCCTATCCAATCCTATCctaatatataaaaacataagTGAGGGGGGATTTACTTGGAAACACTGGAGTGGCACTGGCATCGGGGCCGGCAGTAATATTGCCATTCGTGGTGCAATACAGAGTTCCATTGACATGTATTATTCCAATTGTACTTTGGGCATCTGCAAAACTTGTTGCCAATATTTCAACTAAGACGAAAATCAAGACATTTTTAATGGCCATATTGTCAAGAAATTGGGAGTAATTAGTTTGGTGCTTTCAATTTGCTTAGCAATTTGAGTACTGATTGCAAACTAAAGGGTTCCATTTAGTTAAATTTATAGACTTGAATTTCTTCGTTTTTTGGGCTACGGATGTGCTAATTCTTGAATATAATGAAATGGTGTCGGTCAAAATACGACTTACGAATTGCAATAATGCGGCCAAAGTCGAATAACTCAATTTGATGAAAGTCATAGACATTAAAACTATAGTGTTATACGGTCCATTCTCATTATCTTAAATGCATAATATCGAACacacataattttaaatataaaaaaatattgaccaATGATGATGATAAAACTTTGTAAATAAATACACATCAAAATCACAACTTATAATatcaaggcaaaaacttatgtgagacggtctcactggtcgtattttatgagacggatatcttatttgagtcatccatgaaagagtattattttttatgctaagagtattactttttattatgaatatcggtagggttgacccgtctcacagataaagattcgtgagaccgtcccacaagatacctactcatgaatcaaatttgaaatatttgtatatatgtTCGACTATATTATTCGCTGGAAATTTGAAAAAtgtattattgtttttattttctaataatcAACGTTTTTCTTACTTGATTATTTACATGTGACATGTAAATAACAACATTATATATTAGTAAATTCATCCTTTAATTTTTTGCTCGGATTAGCATTTTTGACTTAttcggaaatatttttttatagcaaATTTTCTAGAGTTTTTCTCCGGTCATATGCCTCAATGTCAGAAGTCAAATTGGACAAGGACTAACACAACATTAGTTGataataattttcaagattggaAATTCACATACTCTGCAGATTACTGAATAATGAGCTGGTTAATCGCATTTTCTTCCTCGGCGGCAGcctaaaaa
This window of the Primulina huaijiensis isolate GDHJ02 chromosome 3, ASM1229523v2, whole genome shotgun sequence genome carries:
- the LOC140972102 gene encoding phylloplanin-like, whose product is MAIKNVLIFVLVEILATSFADAQSTIGIIHVNGTLYCTTNGNITAGPDASATPVFPNAALQVACSAEVVALAPVNGTTNSNGAYLVVLIPRSNATVNSIVSNCRLFVLTPLSSCNAALPATGLVSNLRFVKTVYGFLPLTYMAATGFALQP